CCTCGCTGAAAACCTTATGCACTTTTCCCCGTTTGATGCTGCCGCCAATGCCATCTCTTACCTTAACCATGATTCCTATGGTTCTTCTGTGTTGCCAAACTCGATGGGGTCGAAGGGCTTGGAAGCTAAACAACTGATAAACCAGCTTGGGTAAAGTAAGGTCAGTGAGAATAAAGCCTTCATTCTTAAACATCATCCCGGCAGCCATAGGGATTTCATTGCCTGCCTCAATGCCCTCCGCTAGACCCTGCACAATCGTGATCGGATCACAGAAAAATCCTTCCCCGGCTTTGTTGATTTTACTGGCTTGAAGAATCTGGGCTGTTCCTAGTCCTCCTGCTGAAAGCACTATTTGGGAGGCGAATAGTTTATGGCGTTCACCTTGCACTATTGCTTCAACGCCCACAGCTTGTTTACCGTTCACAATTACCTTGGTTACCTCTGAGTTGGTTAGTAGTACCGCACCTGAGTTAATGGCATCGTTTACATATCGAGTGGCATTCCACTGGGCATCAAAAGGGAAATACCCAGGAGTACACATGTCCTGGTAAATGAACTTGTCCAACTTTTCCCACGCATAACCCAAGCTAACAGCACTTTCCCTAATCTTTTGTGCGGCGGGCCCGATTAACTCATCTTTTAGTGGAGCAAGCGGCAATTCTCTTCGCAGCTCTTCTACTTCACTAGCTAAATCGATTCCGAATTTGCTGAACAGTTCCTCTGGAGGGTCATAAGCCGTTCCGTAATACAGTACCGATGTCCCCCCGCTCCGGATCCCTCTCACTAGGGTCTTACCGTTACCGATGAACATCATCTCGTTGTTTTTAAGCATCCTAGGTATGTTAATGGAGAGGTCGGCCTGTCCTTTTTCCAAAAGGAGAACCTTTTTATGTTGCTTGCTGATTTCTCGGGCAAGACAGGCCCCTGCAGGACCTGTTCCAACAATTATGACATCCCAATTTTCTTTCTCAAATCTCATCTAGATCCCCCTCATTTTCAGGGTAACCCATTCTCGTTTTTCAACTATTCTTTAAAGTATACCATTTGGCAAATCTGTTGCCTACAGCTGTGCGTAGTCCACTCCACTCTCTAAGAAAAACTACAATAAAAAGAAAATTGAAATAATAAAAAACAGACTCATTTTAGTACTCGGCGAAACCTTTCGTTTCGCGAAGGTTCCTGGACCCTACGAGCAGCCAGTCCCACAACCGTCACTTTTTTGCTGTAGACGTCTTGGGGTGTCACATCTAAATTACTCAAATTTTGTTTGCTTATCCTAGCAGCTTTTTCAAAATACCCAGTTTATTGCCGTATGGTGGATATCTCAGTTTAATATCAATGGAATTGGATTTTTTCAAAATGCTTTTGGTGTGAGTAAACGTATCAAAACTCCATTTACCATGATAACCACCCATTCCGCTTTCTCCCACTCCCCCAAAAGGCATATTAGATGTGCCAAGATGGACTATAGTATCGTTAATACACCCACCTCCAAAGGATATACTTTTCACAATTCTGTTTTCTAATTGCTTACTCGTTGTAAACAGGTACAATGCAAGGGGTTTGGGCCGACTTTTTACCAGTGCAATCACATCAGAAATATCCGAATACTCCAGTATTGGCAGAACCGGTCCGAATATCTCTTCTTGCATTATAGGATCTTCCAATTTTATTAAATCTATTAGGGTTGGAGCAATATGAAGACTTTGTTCATCAGACTCTCCACCGATAATTATTTCCCCATTTGTTAAAAGCTCTATGATCCGGTTGAAATGTTTTTCATTAATTATCTTGGGAAACTCTTTATTTTTGCAAGGATTTCTCCCGTAAAACTCAACAATATATTTTTTCATTGAATCGATAAGTTCTCTTTTTACCTTTTTATGAACTAATAGATAATCAGGAGCAACGCAAGTCTGCCCGGCATTCAGGAATTTACCCCAAACAATTCTCCGGGCAGCAAGGTCAATATTTACCTCACTGTCAACAATACACGGACTCTTCCCACCAAGTTCCAAGGTAACAGGTGTTAGGTGTTTTGACGCAGACGCCATCACTGTTTTACCTACAGATACGCCTCCGGTAAAAAATATATAATCAAATTTTTCATCCAAGAGAGCTCTATTCGCCTCTCTTCCGCCTTCAATCACTGTAATGTAGTTTTGTGCAAAGGATTTTCCTAATATTTTGGCCATTACCGCAGAAGTTGCAGGTGAATAGGCCGAGGGCTTTACAACGGAACAATTCCCCCCTGCGATCGAGCCTATCAAGGGGGCGATTGTAAGCTGAAATGGGTAGTTCCACGGTGACATTATTAGAGCTATGCCATAGGGCTCAGAAATTGTGTAACAGGACGACTTGAAATGCACAATCGGTGTTTTAACTTTTTTCACTTTAACCCAGTTGGGCAGATTTTTTATGGCATAACCGATCTCCTCCAAAACCACC
This Desulfosporosinus orientis DSM 765 DNA region includes the following protein-coding sequences:
- a CDS encoding GMC family oxidoreductase N-terminal domain-containing protein, yielding MRFEKENWDVIIVGTGPAGACLAREISKQHKKVLLLEKGQADLSINIPRMLKNNEMMFIGNGKTLVRGIRSGGTSVLYYGTAYDPPEELFSKFGIDLASEVEELRRELPLAPLKDELIGPAAQKIRESAVSLGYAWEKLDKFIYQDMCTPGYFPFDAQWNATRYVNDAINSGAVLLTNSEVTKVIVNGKQAVGVEAIVQGERHKLFASQIVLSAGGLGTAQILQASKINKAGEGFFCDPITIVQGLAEGIEAGNEIPMAAGMMFKNEGFILTDLTLPKLVYQLFSFQALRPHRVWQHRRTIGIMVKVRDGIGGSIKRGKVHKVFSEADKLKMQQGESKAREILQHAGAKRLYSTVWTSAHPGGTARIGEVVDPNLKSEYDNLYVCDCSVIPTEWGLPPTLAVLALAKRLAKHLLLRSYHRR
- a CDS encoding aldehyde dehydrogenase, whose amino-acid sequence is MPSIIETLNNQRTFFNSGRTLDLNFRLNALKTLKKSIQENEKEILDALKTDLNKSAFEAYATEVGVVLEEIGYAIKNLPNWVKVKKVKTPIVHFKSSCYTISEPYGIALIMSPWNYPFQLTIAPLIGSIAGGNCSVVKPSAYSPATSAVMAKILGKSFAQNYITVIEGGREANRALLDEKFDYIFFTGGVSVGKTVMASASKHLTPVTLELGGKSPCIVDSEVNIDLAARRIVWGKFLNAGQTCVAPDYLLVHKKVKRELIDSMKKYIVEFYGRNPCKNKEFPKIINEKHFNRIIELLTNGEIIIGGESDEQSLHIAPTLIDLIKLEDPIMQEEIFGPVLPILEYSDISDVIALVKSRPKPLALYLFTTSKQLENRIVKSISFGGGCINDTIVHLGTSNMPFGGVGESGMGGYHGKWSFDTFTHTKSILKKSNSIDIKLRYPPYGNKLGILKKLLG